A single region of the Sorghum bicolor cultivar BTx623 chromosome 9, Sorghum_bicolor_NCBIv3, whole genome shotgun sequence genome encodes:
- the LOC8068179 gene encoding solute carrier family 40 member 3, chloroplastic: MAPFVSKLLSLPSTHGASTWRRRLLLPRATAASPSPSPAGRRIAPPPSRSPARRSAPSCASASSDRAGATAAGLAAAEEEELDGLPFVQLSSDILQTELSLLKADAPPGAGNGEDGRLSGRREAAAYPAAMNALYAACLAGNVTEQLWNFTWPAAIATLHPSLLPVAVLGFFSKLVVFAAAPLVGDVVSSLPRIPAYRSLTVIQTAAHLVSAAMVTYAFTVPPTSSASALLLQPWFAALVASTAVDRLSCVSLGVITERDFVVQLAGEGRPIALARANAALIRVDLLCETAGASIFAVLLSRNDPVTCVRLSCAISLCALPLLVFLGGAMNRLADGIFDRSSAASASPAADPLERSGRRHGRRSITGVGEAWETIRRGWTVYLRQPVLPASLAYVLVSFNVALAPGALMTTFLIHHGASASVLGVFGGSSAVVGILATFVTPYLVKELGILKAGAAGLVAQSALLGAAVVVFLLTGGPPVSRRGALFAFLGFIVASRLGHMAYSVIGLQVVQTGNPMGKAKLIGATEIAVASLAELAMMAVAAAVAGDAAHYGWLAALSAASVAAAACLFCAWLANPTDELRRLFPPC; encoded by the exons atggcgccgttcGTGTCCAAGCTGCTGTCGCTGCCTTCGACCCACGGTGCCTCCACctggcgccgccgcctcctccttccCCGAGCAACAGCGGCATCGCCCAGTCCGAGCCCGGCCGGCCGTCGCATCGCGCCGCCGCCCAG CCGGAGTCCAGCGAGGCGCTCCGCCCCGAGCTGCGCCTCCGCATCCTCAGATCGCGCCGGCGCGACGGCGGCGGGCCTGGCTGCagccgaggaggaggagcttgACGGCCTTCCGTTTGTCCAGCTGTCTTCAGACATCCTCCAGACCGAGCTGAGCTTGCTCAAGGCGGACGCGCCCCCGGGCGCCGGCAACGGCGAGGATGGTCGCCTCTCGGGACGAAGAGAAGCCGCTGCTTACCCGGCTGCCATGAACG CATTGTACGCGGCCTGCCTCGCCGGGAACGTGACCGAGCAGCTGTGGAACTTCACCTGGCCCGCCGCCATCGCCACGCTGCACCCGAGCCTCCTCCCCGTCGCCGTCCTCGGCTTCTTCTCAAAG CTCGTGGTGTTCGCGGCGGCCCCGCTGGTGGGGGATGTCGTGAGCTCGCTGCCCCGGATCCCGGCGTACCGATCACTGACGGTGATCCAGACGGCAGCGCACCTGGTGTCGGCGGCGATGGTCACGTACGCCTTCACCGTCCCTCCAACTTCATCTGCCTCGGCGCTGCTCCTGCAGCCGTGGTTCGCCGCGCTGGTGGCGTCCACCGCCGTCGACCGCCTCTCCTGCGTCTCCCTCGGCGTCATCACCGagcgcgacttcgtcgtccag CTAGCAGGGGAAGGCAGGCCGATCGCGCTGGCGCGGGCGAACGCGGCGCTCATCAGGGTCGATCTCCTCTGCGAG ACGGCGGGGGCGTCCATCTTCGCGGTGCTGCTCTCGAGGAACGACCCGGTGACCTGCGTCAGGCTGTCGTGCGCCATCTCGCTCTGCGCCCTGCCCCTTCTGGTTTTTCTAGGCGGCGCGATGAACCGGCTCGCCGACGGCATCTTCGACCGCTCATCTGCTGCTAGTGCTAGTCCGGCGGCGGACCCGCTGGAGCGGTCCGGACGACGACATGGGAGGCGGAGCATCACGGGGGTCGGAGAAGCCTGGGAGACCATCAGGCGCGGCTGGACGGTGTACCTCCGGCAGCCCGTCCTCCCGGCCAGCCTCGCCTACGTGCTCGTCTCCTTCAACGTCGCGCTCGCGCCCGGCGCTCTCATGACCACCTTCCTCATCCACCACG GAGCGAGCGCGTCGGTGCTCGGCGTGTTCGGCGGGTCGTCGGCGGTGGTGGGGATTCTCGCCACGTTCGTCACTCCATACCTTGTCAAGGAGCTGGGCATTCTCAAG GCCGGAGCGGCAGGGCTGGTGGCGCAGAGCGCGCTCCTGGGCGCGGCGgtcgtcgtcttcctcctcaCCGGCGGCCCTCCTGTCTCGCGGCGCGGCGCCCTCTTCGCCTTCCTCGGCTTCATC GTGGCGTCGCGGCTGGGGCACATGGCGTACAGCGTCATCGGGCTGCAGGTGGTGCAGACGGGGAACCCCATGGGGAAGGCCAAGCTGATCGGCGCCACGGAGATCGCCGTGGCCAGCCTCGCCGAGCTCGCCATGATGgctgtcgccgccgccgtcgccggggACGCCGCGCACTACGGCTGGCTGGCCGCGCTCTCCGCCGcgtccgtcgccgccgccgcgtgccTGTTCTGCGCGTGGctggctaaccccaccgacgaGCTTAGGAGGCTCTTCCCCCCATGCTGA
- the LOC8071274 gene encoding UPF0481 protein At3g47200: MVISYCASQQTSSRCGAAMAGDDITVHVEWLARRLTQQQEDAAATEHHRIMVNTLRVSRVPEHVRDHNADAYTPGLVAVGPLHTANRRLRAGTRLKMSYLNSLISRGHPDPASHLAVIQNYVRLVAVREREARAMYAAEDADMSAEDLIQMLVLDGCFVIEHLVNVATGVEEPSLHATPFGPVQLSVDLVLAENQIPFFVLVDLIKSTRLPEFDTTGYQPTELLMKLVLYYLGGEKGRDMSVGLPAADDVCHILHLLHAMVTTARTGWEPPPRLQDAAPVEMMREAARLLRRLPLLLLVPLLYPILPEESRWRGSYGREDLPSASDLKRMWVRFQKARGGSTSKAPAGIASVLGAVPLAVKLAHEDRLRLPQLRIEFRTAPLLLNLMAFEQSADQRGGDVSAYVWLMAKLVQSPEDAGVLVAAEVVAAASSGSESKEDVARFFRRVGAASEAAAELEKSYLGETVQKLRERSQHPLFMMWADVQRNYFTVPWAVVAEFVAFITFISTILQTYGSFKH; encoded by the coding sequence ATGGTGATCTCCTACTGTGCTAGCCAACAGACGAGCTCCAGGTGCGgtgcggccatggcgggcgacgaCATCACGGTGCACGTGGAGTGGCTGGCGCGCCGGCTGACGCAGCAGCAGGAGGACGCGGCGGCGACGGAGCATCACCGGATCATGGTGAACACCCTCCGCGTGTCCCGCGTCCCCGAGCACGTCCGCGACCACAACGCGGACGCCTACACGCCGGGGCTCGTCGCCGTCGGCCCGCTCCACACCGCGAACCGCCGGCTTCGCGCCGGCACCCGGCTCAAGATGTCGTATCTGAACAGCCTCATCTCCCGCGGCCACCCAGACCCGGCGAGCCACCTCGCCGTCATCCAGAACTACGTCCGCCTCGTCGCCGTCCGCGAGCGGGAGGCCCGCGCCATGTAcgccgccgaggacgccgacaTGAGCGCCGAGGATTTGATCCAGATGCTGGTGCTCGACGGCTGCTTCGTCATCGAGCACCTCGTCAACGTCGCCACGGGAGTGGAGGAGCCGTCGCTGCACGCCACGCCGTTCGGGCCCGTGCAGCTGTCCGTCGACCTCGTCCTCGCCGAGAACCAGATCCCGTTCTTCGTCCTCGTCGACCTCATCAAGAGCACCAGGCTGCCGGAGTTCGACACCACGGGGTACCAGCCGACGGAGCTGCTCATGAAGCTGGTGCTTTACTACCTCGGCGGCGAGAAGGGCCGCGACATGAGCGTGGGGCTGCCGGCCGCGGACGACGTCTGCCACATCCTGCACCTGCTCCACGCGATGGTCACCACGGCGCGCACCGGGTgggagccgccgccgcggctccAGGACGCGGCGCCGGTGGAGATGATGCGGGAGGCGGCGCGGCTGCTGCGTCGCCTCCCGCTGCTGCTCCTGGTGCCGCTGCTGTACCCGATCCTTCCCGAGGAGAGCCGGTGGCGCGGGAGCTACGGGCGGGAGGACCTGCCGTCGGCGAGCGACCTGAAGCGGATGTGGGTGCGGTTCCAGAAGGCGCGCGGCGGCAGCACGAGCAAGGCGCCGGCGGGGATCGCGTCGGTGCTGGGCGCGGTGCCGCTGGCCGTGAAGCTGGCGCACGAGGACCGGCTGCGGCTGCCGCAGCTGCGGATCGAGTTCCGGACGGCGCCGCTGCTGCTGAACCTGATGGCGTTCGAGCAGTCGGCGGACCAGCGCGGCGGCGACGTGTCGGCGTACGTGTGGCTGATGGCGAAGCTGGTGCAGTCGCCGGAGGACGCGGGGGTGCTGGTGGCGGcggaggtggtggcggcggcgtcgtCCGGGAGCGAGAGCAAGGAGGACGTGGCGCGGTTCTTCAGGCGCGTGGGCGCGGCgagcgaggcggcggcggagctggAGAAGAGCTACCTGGGAGAGACGGTGCAGAAGCTGCGGGAGCGGAGCCAGCACCCGCTCTTCATGATGTGGGCGGACGTGCAGCGCAACTACTTCACCGTGCCATGGGCCGTCGTCGCCGAGTTCGTCGCCTTCATCACCTTCATCTCCACCATACTGCAGACCTACGGATCCTTCAAGCATTGA
- the LOC8068178 gene encoding uncharacterized protein LOC8068178, protein MAATASVTTTAPSSSPAALLKASPSSLISFRPVSRRCKHLCVKTKATENDQSAKKPQKVNSILCQDCEGNGAIACTKCEGTGVNSVDYFEGRFKAGALCWLCRGKREILCGSCNGAGFLGGFMSTFDETAQ, encoded by the exons ATGGCGGCCACGGCGAGTGTCACTACCACTGCTCCCTCCTCATCTCCTGCAGCTCTCCTCAAAGCATCGCCTTCTTCGCTTATCTCCTTCCGCCCCGTCTCCCGCCGCTGCAAGCACCTCTGCGTCAAGACCAAG GCCACAGAAAATGACCAGTCTGCTAAAAAGCCTCAAAAGGTGAACAGCATTCTTTGCCAGGACTGCGAAGGAAATG GTGCAATCGCATGCACCAAATGTGAGGGAACTGGGGTGAATTCTGTTGACTATTTTGAAGGTCGATTTAAAGCTGGAGCTTTATGCTGGCTTTGCAG AGGAAAGCGTGAAATCCTATGTGGGAGCTGTAATGGTGCTGGCTTCTTGGGTGGATTTATGAGCACTTTTGATGAAACGGCGCAATAG
- the LOC8068177 gene encoding beta-carotene isomerase D27, chloroplastic isoform X2, producing the protein MATQLATRGLPLASRGRSSCAASCSSCPPSSPHLGRRPSRRFRCSSPQVDAAAAPPAKGGEYRPSFADDLLLAFFRSKMVEVRVLQSLFPPVLLVLYKALLSPIANGQLAAMMLARATALSCQWLMGPCSVNSVTLPDGKSWSSGVFVEKCKYLEESKCLGICINTCKLPTQTFFKDHMGVDLYMEPNFEDYSCQFNFGVPPPPLDTDKALKEPCLDICTNARRRRELGRNSSPDELSCPQV; encoded by the exons ATGGCGACGCAGCTCGCGACCCGCGGCCTCCCCCTCGCCTCTCGCGGCCGGTCTTCCTGCGCCGCCTCCTGCTCCTCGTGCCCGCCCTCGTCTCCCCATCTCGGTCGCCGGCCTAGCCGCCGGTTCCGCTGCTCCTCGCCACAG GTCGATGCAGCGGCGGCACCGCCGGCGAAGGGCGGCGAGTACCGGCCCTCCTTCGCGGACGACCTCCTCCTCGCCTTCTTCCGGAGCAAGATGGTGGAG GTCCGAGTACTACAGTCATTGTTTCCACCTGTCTTGCTTGTTCTTTACAAAGCTCTTTTATCGCCAATTGCTAATGGTCAACTAGCTGCCATGATGCTTG CTAGAGCGACTGCGCTTTCATGCCAATGGTTGATGGGCCCATGCTCAGTTAATTCAGTCACTCTGCCTGATGGAAAATCTTGGTCAAGTGGG GTGTTCGTTGAGAAATGCAAGTATCTGGAAGAGAGCAAATGTCTTGgcatttgcatcaacacatgcaaactaccaaCTCAG ACTTTCTTCAAAGATCACATGGGCGTTGATTTGTACATGGAGCCAAATTTTGAAGACTATAGCTGCCAG TTCAACTTCGGGGTGCCGCCTCCACCTCTTGATACTGACAAAGCCCTCAAGGAACCGTGCTTGGACATCTGCACAAATGCGAGGCGACGCAGAGAACTAGGGAGAAATAGTAGCCCAGATGAGCTCAGTTGCCCCCAAGTTTAA
- the LOC8068177 gene encoding beta-carotene isomerase D27, chloroplastic isoform X1, whose protein sequence is MATQLATRGLPLASRGRSSCAASCSSCPPSSPHLGRRPSRRFRCSSPQVDAAAAPPAKGGEYRPSFADDLLLAFFRSKMVEEVGWDSEKPGYAGLMEVANRLMVKGKSAMETEQAAVRVLQSLFPPVLLVLYKALLSPIANGQLAAMMLARATALSCQWLMGPCSVNSVTLPDGKSWSSGVFVEKCKYLEESKCLGICINTCKLPTQTFFKDHMGVDLYMEPNFEDYSCQFNFGVPPPPLDTDKALKEPCLDICTNARRRRELGRNSSPDELSCPQV, encoded by the exons ATGGCGACGCAGCTCGCGACCCGCGGCCTCCCCCTCGCCTCTCGCGGCCGGTCTTCCTGCGCCGCCTCCTGCTCCTCGTGCCCGCCCTCGTCTCCCCATCTCGGTCGCCGGCCTAGCCGCCGGTTCCGCTGCTCCTCGCCACAG GTCGATGCAGCGGCGGCACCGCCGGCGAAGGGCGGCGAGTACCGGCCCTCCTTCGCGGACGACCTCCTCCTCGCCTTCTTCCGGAGCAAGATGGTGGAG GAGGTTGGATGGGATTCCGAAAAGCCTGGGTATGCTGGGCTAATGGAGGTAGCAAACCGTCTCATGGTCAAGGGAAAGAGTGCTATGGAGACTGAGCAAGCTGCT GTCCGAGTACTACAGTCATTGTTTCCACCTGTCTTGCTTGTTCTTTACAAAGCTCTTTTATCGCCAATTGCTAATGGTCAACTAGCTGCCATGATGCTTG CTAGAGCGACTGCGCTTTCATGCCAATGGTTGATGGGCCCATGCTCAGTTAATTCAGTCACTCTGCCTGATGGAAAATCTTGGTCAAGTGGG GTGTTCGTTGAGAAATGCAAGTATCTGGAAGAGAGCAAATGTCTTGgcatttgcatcaacacatgcaaactaccaaCTCAG ACTTTCTTCAAAGATCACATGGGCGTTGATTTGTACATGGAGCCAAATTTTGAAGACTATAGCTGCCAG TTCAACTTCGGGGTGCCGCCTCCACCTCTTGATACTGACAAAGCCCTCAAGGAACCGTGCTTGGACATCTGCACAAATGCGAGGCGACGCAGAGAACTAGGGAGAAATAGTAGCCCAGATGAGCTCAGTTGCCCCCAAGTTTAA